The sequence CACGGCcttggcaacatgtgtcctatgacatgatagtgGACCTACCCAAGGACGGAAGCAATGACTCCATtttggtcattgtggatagttttACTAAATACGTAATCCTGGTcgaatgctccaagaaactcaaggccccgGAATTGGCAGACCTGTTTTTACGACACGTGTGGAAACGTTATGGCATGCCCGAAAAGACGGTATCGGACCAAGGGAGGGTGTTCAACAataaattcctaagggcccTGTACCAgcgcctgggaatagacccccacttctcttcagcctaccacccacaaAGCGATGGACAAACTGAGCGCGTAAACCCTACGGTCGAACACTTCTTACAGGCTTATTCAGGGATCAACCAGAAGGACTGGGTaaaatggttaccaatggcggagtttgcctatAACAACGCGATTCATAGCGCCACAGGAAAAACTCCGTTTAAGGCACTTTACGGTTGGGAACCTGTACTCACACCAAGCAACATCCTGACAGACGTCCCTGAAGCAGACGATCTAGCCACTcagatggaagcacaatggcggGAAGTAGAAGCAGCACTTCGGCAGTCAAAAACACGTATGACAGccggagaaacaggagaaccCCCAATCTTTGAAATCGgtgaagaagcctggctagacgccaaaaatgtgaagctaaagaccctgagtcccaagctaacagAACAACGGCTAGGCCCTTTTAAAATAaccgagaaaatctccgaccgcgcATACCGCCTGGAGCTTCCGCCGTCCATGAGGATCCACGACGTCTTTTATGTAGGACTGTTATCCAAGGTCAAACGTGACAAAAACCAAGCCTTTGAGAACCGCCCCCCACCTGTTactgtggatggggaagaggaatacgaggTGGAAGGAATAACCGACGCGGAAGAACGAaatggaaaatggttctttagggtgaaatggaagggctacagatcagaagaaaacacatgggaaccccgGGAAAACCTAAAAAACGCGGGTAAAATTTTGAAGAAGTACAAGGAAGaaatgaagaagaaggccctcggcgctgccaaggcccttagagggggggcagtgtcgtagacacactcgataccacggaatttattccgattttctcaaatttaaacgaaCTCAAACGGACGatattttcgatcacgtgacattggcgcttatatcatacgctaagcgccgagccacgtccctaTCTgcacttacctcagcacacgtagccacctccacctgatgacatcaccatgacacgtcagtgacacgtatgcatgagtaaggccaactgcggagcggggttcttattggttatggtattgcatattatgtattgGTAAATAGactacctctgtaatatataaggaggccaaccgaccatggtaacacccaggtcgattacctcttgtcgcatcccctaactgtacaaggactttaggtccagtaactcACTTAGACTACTCAGTTccacgtcgccttaagcggcttctgcactgtacttaggtagctcatcattgcccttacaggctttgtcaccgtagtatagttggtcgtcgtcgtaggtagcttgctcgttgccttaagcaacacTTACTAGTTACAcctggccgcaagcgccaaccgcctcgacgtccttacagacgtctaggacagttgAAGATCGACTGGTTCTACTAGGGTTTCTTCTAATATCTGTACCCCCTGTGGCACTGTCAGGTTCAGGAGTGGCAGACATGTGTTTTAAGAAGTGGTTCTTTAAGATAAGGCTATCTTAATTGATAATCAATGATACCTCAGTATCTTCTTCAAATAGAATACTCCAAGAGCTTCTATTGATCAGAgcaaaatagcgcaacccacaaagaGGTCTTTAGCTGATTGCAAGTAAAGTAATGGACACCTAGGGTCCAggtgatgagaagactctgaTAGTACTTCTTATCACAAATCAGATATAAGAGTCAGTGGAGACcctttgttgacagttgttgatagttgaatttgaAATTAATCACTCAGTTGCTCTTTTTTAGGTGTAGCAGCACCTGCTTGTCCCTATAGGttgtaagacaagggaaaacaagctggctttctaagcagcttgttccacccctatatatacctgggcatcacttgggtctatatacatatttcaaatgggagcacagcctcttggagccgtagcacagcctcaagaagcagtatgagtcaaagaaccatgtggcagtgcttgattagccaatcaaatgccaagaaatataccggtgaggtgaggtcttggcggagttggttctatttttagcacatgatcacGTGGAACACTgcttaagtatgactcatactcttggcatgcacagccacaatataagtatgactcatccaatttccatatatggtaatcctattccccaatccggccCGGTTTTACCCGGAGATCAAgcacagccatcatcatgtgattgtggcagtgcaggtagtacttgatgactaagcatttgtcattatgcttggtcatagttgatttgtcattcatgagttggtcatgtgacctggttgctgactaagcatttgtcatcctgcttagtcatacttgatttgttatcaatgagttgatcatgtgatctggttgctgactcatcagagttcagctgactaagcttagtcatccatccatttcatcttctttcctaatttggaaaggggattgccatttttggtaagtctaggttgcttagtctctattgtcttgaaagtcttcttcaagttatgtctctttcctaattaggaaggtgagttaccataaatggtaatctgACGTCgtgttgttgggacaatatgttgtgcatcagtgatgtaggggcattagtcatccctacatcccctataggcagtacatatacacatatatatgtatatatatactgggtataggtaagcagcttgttttcaatgtcataacccatatctggaggggttattaccatatatatccactgtcaaagatatatatagtatatatgatgcacagtgatatattaataatataagtcgctgggggacgttgcactcccccgcctgttatggaacaggataaaatagtaaagaaCGGCAAAGCAAACATGATTTGGCCTTGAAATTAGTGTAGACAAACACTTGTAAAGTACATAGAAatattccttgaatttttctgttatttctactatttttaatcatgtaaatactcgaggtattaagggagaaacAGTCCCTTGAAGGGAAGACTTAATAACTTGAGTCTAACTGGCTATTCTTAAagcacagcttgtttcagccttttcctagagtgtcttagtgaggggaaggatattcttagaactggaggctaactcttataaggcatggCTTTATGAGATaggctctcacttaacatctcatctcttttcatcttgtcatgtatcttaccctactgtatatagtaatcacaggcctctaagggtataaatagccccttgaactggccttttgaatgcatcacaTTTTACCATACTCTCTCAGCCTGTGTGACTCTTAAGAACTTCTATTGATCTctttaagtatcatacatagtaaatttgcctaaagctcttaagttcggcgcatatagcctctaggacggtcccaacctatacagggaacctagaaccAGCTTAAGTGCGACCCTGCCAAGACTTCCTGGCTGTCTGCTAagtgtttggtgcttccacaacgcctTTACCCCCTTGTTTACCGTCGGAGACAAGAAAATAAATTTCtataattctcaattaaattacagtgagttccagagactgacatttaggttttatactactttgcttgtaccttgcgtcgcctgctgaacagtaatacgctcattactggttattggtagggatcaccctgatactaaccaccTTACTCTTCTAGCTAGATAACTAGCCACtctaatatactctaatttcactagcatagatttctcttattacttatcttcctaagttttctaccttttatagttagacAGTTACCTTGTTTGTCTTttgtttctttctttcttctttagagtaTTTAGTTTTATTACTTTAatttccctatctataacaccgcccccctagccgcgggccaatgttaatggagcccgcgggcaaggtctgaataatatattattatagaagagattatgtcatccccccccccacctcaaatccgtagtagtttagtatagtatttgataaaggactggaggggggaggtcatgtgacctggacttagagaatatcactaagtccagccatgtcgaccataagtctcttatatgtgggatcCTGGGgtttctgagtgcataagtgcgagtatatgcgtgtttccggtggccgtagtgtgtaccatgagtgccctggtatgtgaatagagggcacaataggggtgtggctcatgacacCTGGGTgtttgtcatgacccaactgtaatgttggtcacacactagtgatgggtgcttaaggctgtactaaacaAGGTAACAGCTACTaactaggctaactactgtatctaataGCGCTTAAAGCACTCTACTTCTATCTACTGtcaacaagggggccttaggcctggaggtgttgttgtagacacaatcaataccacagaatttattcccattttctcaaatttaagcaaaggcaaacagactacattttcaatcatgtgatcttggcgctcaTATCATacgtgtcatgccctagaggcgtgaccaccttaaaatccactaagtcaaagaaatagtgaatatatgcgctatttttatgaagatttatggatatatgcatctttatgctattttaggcgctgagcgcttattatgtaatcttgtcacatgacctttagtcatgtgatcttgttttcttatctctggtcatgtgaccttatctttgttgttatgtttgtacatgttattgttgtagacacaattgataccagggaatttattcccattttcttggatttaaacaaaggcaaacggacaacatttttgatcacgtgactttggcgcttatattgtacgctaagcgccaagccacgtccccatccacgcttacctcagcacgcgtagccacctccacctgatgacatcactatgacacgtcagtgacacgtatgcatgagtaaggccaactgcggattgaggttcttatttgatacggtattgcatatagttgtatttgtaattaggtagttctgtaatatataaggaggccaaccaaccatggtaacacccaggttgattacctcttgttgcatcctacattgtacaagggccttacagcccagtaagttacttagatacacgccttaagcgttgtccttgctgtacatacgtagctcgccgccgccttaaAGCGCagggtcattgtagttagttagtttgttgttgtagggtaccccattgccgccttaagcggttttactgtattagtcacatggccacaagcgcccgcacccttgacgtccttacagacgtctaggacactaggtaatcaaccttaagttggttgcaaaccgtgcctaccagcacacccacttagttcaacaacaagaaggcccctagtactagcacgagggaaatcaggtgattgggattgccttttgctgtcaataatcaaaccagtgtcatccccacctagtaccaaattgctataaggctaacgggttctaattgtctgcataccactggttgccgcaccttttgttagcgaccctagacagccaatccacccgcttgcagaagcactgccctgcatcacgcccgtccatggcagttgatcagggtaagaactgtccaacgctaggccggttgaggcaagggtttagcgtacacatacaataaagcgctcataatgtcataacccatatctggaggggttattaccatatatatccactgtcaaagatatatatagtatatatgatgcacagtgatatatcaataatataagttgctgggggacgttgcactccccccgcccccctagccgcgggccaatgttaatgcccgcgggcaaggtctgaataatatattattatagaagagattatgtcatcccccctgttatggatatgacatttcttcttgaatctgtacttattttattaattatactagtaatctcacagtaaataaatgagataaagatgcgaactaaggttttcaaggtccctctatccaatagtgaccttcacaaaacctacaaagctcaggaatacccttaatatgcaatgccttttgcatatatgctgttttctcactcatttaaatatatataaattcagctgagtagataaacagtaacaagtaatatttctcttgtttgtagtatttattattcaagattctatcttgtggctacacacagaaatattcagggtcccccctgttgcataggcaagtgctctggcgcttaatcagcccttaagcgccgacgcactaaatgcgccttttctccatcacccgggcatcccacactgccgaatcgcttgcgcttaggtgcgcatgtttgtgcgctccagaacgctgggtcaaactcccaaaacggacagcatttggctgagttatgccccatttactgtaagtacccaatgcagtggtatcctacctttgggactgtttactccaaggatgaaacacttagccttgggacatctaaggacccacacaggtaaataatgccttggggcaaacattgccttggggcaaatattaggatttgttgtttgtttactatgtaccaaagtattggctccctcaagtgtttcagttgccacatgtacctcctgtaccccctcttggtatcaatcatgtatatacttgtttgtgcgccttctcagggtataaaaggaccctgtgaagacgcttctaatgcatccatttatccactcttatatattgacatatacacacaagcctttaacagcttatctgcgcatttactttagtgattgactcactgtaaatagcataggaggttattcggcgcactaagaccataggccagtcccaacagacacagggtaacctattagtgtacttactgcaaccctgtgccccttgactgtcacagttgttgagttcaacattgagtatagtgcgacaatactgtaaggattgttgtgattgagtgatagtgtttcaatccaccataccccttatattgtagatagctttatctacaatatctcataaatcctagatatattttaggtaaaccccataagtcttaagtcttacttaagcatatataagtcctatacttattaggcaaatcctataaatcctgtacattagtcaggtaaccctcttacttaaggtactatcctagagaccttaagtaaacctacccttagtcacttaggcttaagtaacattagtctaaggtactatacataaccaaccacctgcacttcatagttgctagactatttgttaggagttgttattcctgataacctagcctatattgtgcatatattctgtgcatatattctgattcttaatactagttcttagttattcccatatacattttgtatatagtaattctttcttactcctgtacttacacgactcttaacacaCAGCCCTTATCATTCCccacttgcccaccattaccttgcgTACCCCCACTTGCTCCTCATCCCAGGCATCCTCTCATGCTGGCTGCTCCTACCCGCCAACacatcccatggcaacccatTCCCGGCCACCCTCTTGAGCCCACTCCCCTATCAATCAAGGGGACatgggacccttccttccgtCAGCCACCGCTGTCAAAattggggaagtctccctcaaaCGTATCacccgcctcctccttggcctccttggccaagttgaaCGCCTCAAACAGGAGGTTGcagaaatcaaggaagcagggatCAAGACCTGCACCAACATTGAAAACATCTCCCAAACCatcaatgttgtcaaggatgggcttaaaAGCCTCCAATCCCATGGGCCCAGGACCCCAGAAGACACCAAGCCCCtggttgtggaagcaacgccacgccccttaCCAAAGGCCAACCCTACTGGATTGGTTAGTTGGGTCTCCTTCTGGCCTGAACCATTGAAAGGGCTCCCATCCTTTGCCCAACCAGCCCCGGTAcaagcagtgcccccgcaagtcccatctccccctatCTCTCCGCGTCTCTGATCCCCAATTGGAGCTCCTACCCCTctccctccggctccagccaCCCACTACCCCGCtctggtcaaggttgaccaccccaacgcctacacaggcaaaatagggagcaaagccaAACAGTGGCTGACTTGtatgctggcctggacccgcctcaacttgcggatgttcccaaccaatcaggaggttctttccttcctcctgatgaacatgaaagattccgctggggcctgggcccacccccACTTAGACCAACTAGGCTCACACCAAGCCATAATTCAAACGGTCAAAGGGTTCAAATTGGAGTTTTTGGCggcatttggcaaccctgacgccacaagggccgccaagCGGAAGATAACTACTCTTACCCAGTCcagcacatgcgcggactatatcacaaagttcagaaccttggcaatggagctggactggaacaacgcggcccttagaggccagtttgcctgtggcctccattgggaggtcagccgtcaAATAGCAACCCACAAGCACCGCCCCTgtaccctccttgagctgcaaaatgcagcacttgtcatcaacaacgctctccgcaaagagcgtgctagccatccACCAAAGGATAGTAAGCctagcagaccatccaaccccgcaagggggacaagtaccggtCAAGCCACTTCCagttcaaagaaactctccaatgaccccaactttgtgttggaagaagaacagaaccgccgccgcgccaccagcgcctgcatcaagtgcggtaAAATGGGCCataagtttgcggaatgccgcacaggctggaaagccacccccattgaggataaggggaaggctaaggaaaccgccaagactGGCAAAgaatctggacccaaattgggaaaagattaagggtacctgctgccgcgtgCAAgggccccaaggactctggttttgcattggaattttgtaacatATCTCAATTGTATAGAAATAACCCCTATTTacaattccaatcaaaccagaaAAGCAAGCAGATAtattagaagtcctgatagactcaggcgccacttCATCATTCCTCCATCCTTGCACAGCGGAACTACTCTGCCTCCCTTTAATAGACCTCCCACATCCCcgcaccgttactatgcttgatgggtcaagcccccaggctggaaagatttggaagaaggctcaTCTAACCTTCCTAAAtgatggcaaacgcatgacggaaactttcctgatttgcaacaCCAGGTCACACGCTGCCATCTTAGGAATCAAATGGTTGGAAACGCACAACCCCAAAATCAATTGGAACTCAcaaaccctctccttccctcacaatccaccagaacacgtggccattgccaaagaggaagaagctgatccaAACCCCTtagaaggagtaccctccgagtaccaccaatacgccaaggtatttggagaagaagaattcaataagcttcctccccacaggcattacaacattgggattgaactcacaGAGGAGGGACCCCTCAACTTGCCTCTttactgttatggatatgacatttctcctttaatctgtacttattttattaattacactagtaatcttacagtaaacaaatgagataaagatgcgaactaaggttttcaaggtccctctatccaatagtgaccttcacaaaacctacaaagctcaggaataccctcaatatgcgatgtcttttgcatatatgctgttttctcactcatttaaatatatataaattcagctgagtagataaacagtaacaagtaatatttctcttgtttgtagtatttattattcaagattctatcttgtggctacacacagaaatattcagggtcccccctgttgcataggcaagtgctctggcgcttaatcagcccttaagcgccgacgcactaaatgcgccttttctccatcacccgggcatcccacactgccgaatcgcttgcgcttaggtgcgcatgtttgtgcgctccagaacgctgggtcaaactcccaaaacggacagcatttggctgagttatgccccatttactgtaagtacccaatgcagaggtatcctacctttggga comes from Rhizoctonia solani chromosome 4, complete sequence and encodes:
- a CDS encoding Retrotransposable element Tf2 protein, with translation MLDGSSPQAGKIWKKAHLTFLNDGKRMTETFLICNTRSHAAILGIKWLETHNPKINWNSQTLSFPHNPPEHVAIAKEEEADPNPLEGVPSEYHQYAKVFGEEEFNKLPPHRHYNIGIELTEEGPLNLPLYCYGYDISPLICTYFINYTSNLTVNK
- a CDS encoding Retrotransposon-derived protein PEG10; its protein translation is MGPFLPSATAVKIGEVSLKRITRLLLGLLGQVERLKQEVAEIKEAGIKTCTNIENISQTINVVKDGLKSLQSHGPRTPEDTKPLVVEATPRPLPKANPTGLVSWVSFWPEPLKGLPSFAQPAPVQAVPPQVPSPPISPPTHYPALVKVDHPNAYTGKIGSKAKQWLTCMLAWTRLNLRMFPTNQEVLSFLLMNMKDSAGAWAHPHLDQLGSHQAIIQTVKGFKLEFLAAFGNPDATRAAKRKITTLTQSSTCADYITKFRTLAMELDWNNAALRGQFACGLHWEVSRQIATHKHRPCTLLELQNAALVINNALRKERASHPPKDSKPSRPSNPARGTSTGQATSSSKKLSNDPNFVLEEEQNRRRATSACIKCGKMGHKFAECRTGWKATPIEDKGKAKETAKTGKESGPKLGKD